The following are encoded together in the Nocardia sp. XZ_19_385 genome:
- a CDS encoding GlxA family transcriptional regulator, giving the protein MNESLVVVVGYHGVELLDIACVTSSLDMANRMGAAPRYRMLVATPGGAAVECNSGLSLPGQEALEQFNESIDTLIVSGGLGHCDAAADAKIVGHVRRLARQSRRVASICTGATVLAATGLLDGKSVTTHWFYADQLAKSYPKAQVDPNPIFVRDGNVATSGGVTSALDLTLAFIEEDHGAEVARRVAMGLVTYLRRPGSQSQVSTFVASPPPEHPLVRRVVEHIGAHLDGDLDSPSLSVVAGTSERHLTRLFVQELGETPGKYVRRTRADTAARLLTSTGLRLDEIAQRCGYRSAETLRQAFTTQFGQSPSTYRAARRPLPT; this is encoded by the coding sequence GTGAACGAATCGCTCGTCGTGGTGGTCGGCTACCACGGCGTCGAACTGCTCGACATCGCGTGCGTGACCTCGAGCCTGGACATGGCCAACCGGATGGGCGCCGCGCCGCGCTATCGGATGCTGGTCGCGACGCCGGGCGGTGCGGCGGTGGAATGCAATTCCGGGCTCAGCCTGCCGGGTCAGGAAGCGCTGGAGCAGTTCAACGAATCCATCGACACCCTCATCGTTTCCGGCGGCCTCGGTCACTGTGACGCGGCGGCCGACGCGAAGATCGTCGGCCACGTCCGCAGGCTCGCCCGCCAGTCCCGCCGCGTCGCCTCGATCTGCACGGGCGCCACGGTGCTCGCCGCCACCGGGCTGCTGGACGGGAAAAGCGTGACCACGCACTGGTTCTACGCCGATCAGCTGGCCAAGAGCTACCCGAAAGCGCAGGTCGACCCGAATCCGATCTTCGTGCGGGACGGGAACGTGGCCACCTCCGGCGGCGTCACCAGCGCTCTCGATCTGACCCTGGCGTTCATCGAGGAGGACCACGGCGCGGAGGTCGCGCGGCGGGTGGCGATGGGCCTGGTCACCTATCTGCGCCGCCCCGGAAGCCAGTCCCAGGTCAGCACTTTCGTGGCGAGCCCGCCGCCGGAACACCCGCTGGTCCGCCGGGTCGTCGAACACATCGGCGCGCACCTCGACGGCGATCTCGACAGCCCGTCACTGAGCGTCGTCGCCGGCACCAGCGAACGCCACCTGACCCGGCTGTTCGTCCAGGAGCTCGGCGAAACCCCCGGCAAATACGTGCGCCGTACACGTGCCGACACCGCCGCCCGCCTGCTCACCTCCACCGGCCTGCGCCTCGACGAGATCGCCCAGCGCTGCGGTTACCGCTCCGCCGAGACGCTCCGCCAAGCTTTCACCACCCAGTTCGGCCAGTCGCCCTCCACCTACCGCGCGGCGCGCCGCCCCCTGCCGACCTGA